DNA sequence from the Bombus huntii isolate Logan2020A chromosome 7, iyBomHunt1.1, whole genome shotgun sequence genome:
gtggtacaagcggaaagggggtgattctacgcgaaaaaagaagtcgaaaatatagaataaaactttttttctaattttttttttaatttttccatcgagacaacggtctacagtgagatccgttataacgtaccgcacgcgtaccgagcgaaaattcaaagtcgattttctcgaaaacaaagcatcaaacgaaaaatttttattctacattttcgacttcttttttcgcgtagaatcacccccttgccgcttgtatcaccagttaccaaccaccctgtatatctatAGTCAATAAATAATGCTACATGCGCACACATATATGGATATAATGAAGTAATAGCTAAATAATTCACTTAATTTTCAACACACCACGATTCGATTATAACGCGCTCTCACGCTATCAAGTAAGTAGTCTCGAGCGCATCGGAAATTCGTGAGGCCATTCGACGTTAAGCAACGCGACACGAGTCACCGAGTTACAACACAACCTCGAAACGGCACCCGCGACTAATTAATGCGTTTCGCGTGCAGTTTCAGAGTACCGAGATGTTGGAACGTTAACTTCGACAAAATTTAcctgtaattatatttcaaaggaaaataaaatttctcagaaattttaagagaaaagtagataaaaataacaatttctgATCCTACTAACTGCCTCCAAAATAGCTTCGTCTTTGTAATTGTTATCCTCTTAAACACACAATTGCTTGTATACAATAAACCATTATTCAATAGTACAGATACAAATGTGAAATCTATAAAAGAACAAATCTAGCATTTTGCAAATTGCTTGCAACAGATAACAAAGAGAAATGATAGTGTATAAATTAGCATTCTGGATAAAAATGTTTGCAActgtataattatatgtaattcTTATTACAATTTCTGGCTAAAACAATTAAGACACTGATAAGATAACATGTTTCCGGCTAATTTAATTACACGAACTGTGTCTTTATTGTTCGTAGATTATAATATCTGTTTATAATGAAAAACGATTAAACGTTGGTATTATTTTGTGTCGAGGACAGAAATGCTAATGGCATATGGTTCAAGAAACGAAGGAAGCTCGCGTTCGGAAACTCACGACGCGgattaaataatcgatcgAACTCGGACTATCATTTAAATCACACTGTAATTTTCGAGTTCACAAAACGCTTACCCGATCGTACTCGATCCACTAAATCCACTTTCACCGTTTACGGTGCTCTGCAGATAAAGCTCGTGACGATCTTCACTTTGAATATAGACCAACGGAACGCTTCGAGTCTCTTGGTCTCTAAGCCTTTCCGCTTGCGATCTAAAGAATACAAATATTGTAGTCCTTCTGAATGCGATGTTTACACGGTTCACTGGCATCTCAAACTTTATGGCAATTCGGAGAATATTCGAAAACGTGAACTACttttctttgaaataaaaaacgaAACATAAATACACTGTTCAAAACCCTTTGTAGTCAAATTGAACTGTTCGAGAATTGAACTCAGTCTGTGGGAGGGAACATTTCTCTAACTAATTATTGTTAATAGAAACACTATTCTTTTTCGAATGGTTTTGTGAAAAACATATAGGATATTAAAGTTTGGTCGCAGCTTTATCGTTGATTAATAATTATCGAATTTACCCGATCTGCGAAGACAAGGCTTCCCTAAACTGCATAATGTTCCTCGCCGCGGCAGCGTCGCGGTTCAGTACACTCACAAAAATTCCATTTGTAGTCATCGCTTCGGTGGTGGTCACAGAATTTGAAATCGTTTGAACAGGTTGAGTTTGTGCTACTGTAGCGATCGCCGGGTATTCGCCTGCAAGGAAGCCCGACTAGATTTCATGACGCACGAATCGATGAACTTTATATCGTACTCGATTTCCGAGTAGCATAAGCCGTGATGGAAAGAGAAtgagaaaagaaggaaacatGGGAGAAACGTTCTTACCGGTAGAAATTCATTTAAGAAACGTAAAAAAATTATGAGACAAACGaatattgaaaaaagaaaacatatatgtatatgccgtgttaatttctgttttacttaaaaaatgaatttgttGAATAAACGCGAAACgcaattaaaattgtatttacgTGCACTGTATGTAAAAATGTGTGttatgattttatatattttatatagtcGCATTTGTGGGACAACCCATTCAGTATATTTTGTGATTTTATGAATGCAACCGAAATTTATCCaataaattctataatatCTACGTGTTACACGATATACAgaataaatatcaaacaatGTAATTTGACGATGAATTCTTCCGAAAacgtttcattaaaaataaatcaatacaTGGACAATCTTTCAATAAATTCATTATGGTTACTTTCTTCTCGAATATAGAAAACATCTACAATATATTTTCGCAGAAATCTAATAAAAGTGGAATaacaaaagaataaataaagaaataaaaggcATAAGGGAGCTAATGTATGAATCATTAAACACAAAAATCACTATAGGAGAATCAATAAGCCCGCATGAGAGGGTCAAACCCTACTCTACCATCGTAATCAACGATTGAAAATACTTGTATTGTCGTCCGTGTGCACGGTGGAAGTGGAAGGTCCTTCAGGATTCGAAGGGTCACTGGGAGTTTCGTACCACCTTGTTTCGACCACATGATTCTCCGGCCAGTCGACCGAATCCCTGTCTGCCGGTATATCCTGTTCATTGATCGACACTAACAAATTGCAGCTCGTCAACGGTTTTATACAGACAGATATAAAACACGACAACTATcaatatttgattttatatcggtagattttcaaataaatgaaCTGCCAGatagaaattttcaatattgaAATGACACTGAGCAGCAAAGATCGTGAAAGTACATGCTTATATTTGGAACACACAATTAtcattaataaattgaatGACTATGGGATgtggagaaagagaaattgaATAATAGTCGTTGCTTTATTAACGCACACTATTTAGTGATTAATTTCAATAGTATTAGTTTGTTATTATACACGTATTATTTTGATATTGTTAAATCgtgtttattaaaaatgtacgCTGGCTGTTCCCTATAAATTAACGCGAGTTATTCcgaatgaattattttatggtaaaaattgaaaaaattgtgACAGTATCGCCTTTAATGTATTTTTGATACTGTAATGGAGTACCTATTTGTATGACGAATACAATATTTCTTATGGGGGAAAGTTCCTGACATATCTATAACGATAACAAATAAAGCAACTCCTAACGATAATCTGAAAACGTTTCAATTTGCCTGAAGATATATATCCAAGATAAGATCCTATGCAATTTTAATATGGCGTTTAAAtgatgtaaaaataaaaataaagaaactaGTTGAGGACATTTGCCACAAAATCTTTGTTGTCTTCACACGCATAAGAAGAAAGAGTTTAACTAAAACTTTCTACCTACTTATGTAAACATAGGTTCTATGCAAAGGATATTGAAGtctagaaaagaaaatataagttttatattttaagaaatataaaaacaagcCGCCTGCAAGAAGACAACATTTAACTTATCATAATTGAACGATAATGAAATTATCTATTTAATTGTTAGTTTAAACTAAAGATTAAATGCTTTacgaagaagagaaacgaaagcTTTGTCGTCCATGGAAGATAAATTCTTTTATGGAATATGCTTAGGTTAACGACcaactataataataatttaccacTCGAGACTTCTAGCATCACGTGAGTTAACATACTTTCCGTGATTTCAGATACTTCAGAAGCGCCATCGATCATTTCCCTCTCGGATTCGAGTTTTCCTCCATTCTTCAATCTCATCAAACGTTTCAGGTAGGAAGCGGCATTCGGTAGCTTCAATCTGATCTGTTCGTTATGATCGCTAAACGAGGTTTCGTTGAAAAGCAAGACGAAATATCGCGGCACGTGAGACAttcaaattgttaaataaatataaatgctcaaaaacattttctttacCCGAAACTTATAAAGGCCGGAacgagaaattaaattaaaccaAATTAACAAGTGCATGCTACAGAACAGTTCGTTCGCAATTTTTTTGTTATGCGAATATTAGTGATTACTGATTTAACATTTGGATACGGATGATATTTCTACATTTGCTGCTTcgtatattaatataacttatatgaatatttttctttctaatagaatcttacatatttcctttttcgatttttaaataaaatggtactTTACGCATTTTtagttaaatattaataaatataaaaatcattttatagaGATTTCATAAATCTAAACAAGTAATAAcgttaatattgaaataaaattattaaatacatttttcgaTGTGGCGTTAGATACTACTTGAattatttaatgataaaaataaataagactAATAACttcaataaataatacttTCTTTGCTAGTTAATCTAAACGGCAttcaaatttgtaaataaattattacacaCCGATTacattaaatttctttttaaaaacaCTCACAATgcaatataacaaatataaagcagcaaattaagaaaatcacatacacatatgtataattaataaaataatttaaagatatcgtacatctataataaaataaaataatacaaaagtAAAACATATATAAACTGGGAATTTTCTTAAAGGTAAATAATAGCACCGCTTTATACTTAAGTAACCGAACTACAAACGATATTATAACAAATTCATAAAAGATTACGACTAATGCAAACAAGATGAAATTACATTCGCAAACAGGagaattattcatttataagaatatcaaatttattaaaagtaaACAGAATTTTCTGACTGTCAAGCATCCAAGTTTAAGGTCTCACTCACCTTCTTGGTTATGTTACTCACGATAGACAGACTCATATCTTTAACACGTTTGTCAATGGAACCCTGCGAGTGTAATTCCCCCCCGTTGTTCGCCATGGAGGCGTTATTTTCCGCCACGTTTTCCGATGAAGGCCCATCACTCATAGTGAAAGTCAAAAAATCCACGAAGAGGTACACGGAAACTAGGCGTAGACCTTGTTACTTGTCAATTTTCACATCGTGCGATTTGACATTACCCGTCGGTTTTTATCGACCGTCACTTTTTCGTTGACATCACCTTCGTTGTTTTCCTTCGCTCTTATTACAACTTCAACATTTAAATAGCAATCGGTGAATTGCTACGTTACAAGACACTATTTGATGTATGTACTTTCAAACGAAACtaaccaaaaaaaaaagaagtcgtgGTACATCGAGTTACGTATATTATACACGGGTGATATCTTATTATGCACTGTTTCGCCTAAATTTCACGTGATTATGACAGTTTGTATCAAACGAGCCTATACGACATTGCCAAGAAATAACTATCACTATTATCTATATCGGGAACAGAGTATAATCGAATTGTATCAAACGCATTCATTTCCAAAACGTTTACggtaaatgaatttttcagTACTGAATATTATGTATGAAAAATGAAACACAAATGCTTACAGGTTATCGAAAGAAATTAACAATTTGGAGTACATACATACTCGATTGGGAGGACATGGCGATGCAGGAAGCAGTGGTTACCGGACACATTGTGTCACCGTGCGATTACCACGAAAAATGACAAGCGATAATTCACTTACCTGATAAGCGTAAGGTGTACAAGGAACGTAAAATTCTCTGCTCATAATAATCGAAGCTCGGAACGGTTGTAAAATCCAGCTGACGAATCTTGTGCAAGTGTCAAAATGCCGGTGGCGCCATCTTGAACTCGTCTGGAGTCGAGGTCGTCAAGCTGTCACGAGGAAAAATTCACGATTTCTCTCAAGTTTAAATGCCATTTTTGTGTTTCCCTTATGAAGATCTAATCACGTTAGCTTAATCGAGCCTGTACACTTCCATGCGAACTTCAAAACGTTACGAGGAACTCGAACACATGCGTTGTCAAATCACAGTACAAGTCACCAACACACAATACACATTTCACGCTGCTATTAGAATAAGCGGAGCTATCAAATTAATCACAATGCTCTCGACTGGACGGTATCGTTACAGATGCTTGAAAAGTCAAGTGGTAAATCCCTGTTCGCTGTTCAAAACTTCTCACGGAACATTTATGCGATCAGAATTACGGCATTATACCACCTTACTACGCCATTTTCATGTGCAGCTGTCGACTTAACTACAATACGAACAAACCACCGTTCGCGTCCACTGGCAAGAGCCGACTGCCGCCAATCACGAACATCAAGCAAATAATAATCATGGCTACCCAACGTTTCGTTACACTAACGCCATCAGGCAATTTATGTATTTGAATCGCAACTTGACTTCCGTCGGTAATGTAAATGACGACAAATTTTTTTACCTTTGTTAACGGTCTTTATGTGTATGctattttgtatttatcaACATGTATAAACAAAgcaagaaaaaatatacacatagttgataaaaatattatttttattctgtatCAATACATTATATGTATTTCCGTATCGTGATATAAACCACGTGTTAAACGTCTTCGATCAGTTAAAAATAAACCTAATGAGAAAGATTCCGAACGACCTTGTAGTTGTAAGGACTTGCGCAATCTgatatatactttttatacatatacgtatatagtaCGTacataaatttctaaatatggAATAATTCCTAGAAGTTAATCTCCGAGTTTTTGAtttacatgtatgtatattaatttttaggatcctataaaacatatagcgtaatttataat
Encoded proteins:
- the LOC126867412 gene encoding uncharacterized protein LOC126867412; this encodes MTTNGIFVSVLNRDAAAARNIMQFREALSSQIGSQAERLRDQETRSVPLVYIQSEDRHELYLQSTVNGESGFSGSSTIGSEISSMSGNDHLEVRNQRIGQDVTPQFFSGMLSVDRVIRKPICRNDDEPTIY